One region of Eupeodes corollae chromosome 1, idEupCoro1.1, whole genome shotgun sequence genomic DNA includes:
- the LOC129941244 gene encoding neprilysin-like, producing the protein MRLPLIVFKFILIVINVVKLCDSFPTPTTPSPLDVQSFRETFAARMKSFMNTSVDPCHDFYEYACGNYPNVIEDNEITKKQNVLADLTHVIDAFVDEILQKERQPDELYFEELQTVKQYLESCNKAQLWPLAPSEEYLKVIETIGGFPAVDSAWNVSAFDWFNMTAHLIRFDVVGLIKEEIFLKHPFPPYYEIPRIGFDFDVYLDNIASNESAGYKHNVKIMKELLELYGVNSTKSDEVVSQVVEFWQEVVVYQDKAKDRRSCRAAALEDDLDEYEFPKWNSLFEIAWDAKDSFICDDCDCPCDWYFKKLDDMSANRSEAMANYMALKFLYTMHAQLKSTKLQHQHCVDQIKRSVPVILTHFYMKEHYSTEDQKEVEEIVVELKAKFIQLIETLDWLDDESRIGNTITMNTLQTEVGEIVDPMSDTYIREIKQLNLTENYDANNLELAKFRVNMQHYAFLQADLDENASPLGVLNAIQVNAFYNLVTHRVNVLAGIMFPPVFHRHLPQSVKYGSLGYIVGHEIAHSLEYRGRKFEKLFKNHTTYSEESAKVMYNRSRCFVEHHSNFTVPLLDIKLNRTKNTLESVADSGGLREAFVAYKTVANEKLTVKNNSEHLETLPGLDLSPEKTFFLSFAQVYCAKYGVKEYWNEIYADHPMDRYRVLSTLQHFEEFSTTYNCSMGTPMNPEKKCRVW; encoded by the coding sequence ATGAGATTGCCTCTAATTGTGTTCAAATTTATTCTCATAGTTATCAACGTAGTAAAATTATGTGATTCGTTTCCGACGCCGACGACGCCTTCTCCGCTCGATGTTCAATCATTTCGTGAAACTTTCGCTGCGCGTATGAAATCTTTTATGAACACATCCGTAGACCCTTGCCATGACTTCTATGAGTACGCTTGCGGAAACTATCCTAACGTCATAGAAGAcaatgaaataacaaaaaagcaGAATGTGCTCGCCGATCTGACGCACGTCATTGATGCATTCGTTGATGAAATATTACAAAAAGAACGACAACCGGACGAATTGTACTTCGAGGAATTGCAGACCGTAAAACAATATCTGGAGAGTTGTAACAAAGCACAACTATGGCCGCTCGCACCGAGTGAGGAATATTTAAAAGTGATCGAAACGATTGGAGGTTTTCCAGCCGTGGATTCAGCGTGGAATGTCTCTGCATTTGACTGGTTCAATATGACTGCCCATCTTATACGATTCGATGTTGTTGGATTAATCAAGGAGGAAATCTTTCTCAAGCATCCCTTCCCACCGTATTACGAAATCCCGAGAATTGGTTTTGACTTTGACGTCTATTTGGATAACATCGCGTCGAACGAATCCGCTGGTTACAAGCACAATGTCAAAATAATGAAGGAACTACTTGAACTTTATGGAGTGAATAGTACGAAGAGTGACGAAGTTGTCAGCCAGGTGGTTGAGTTTTGGCAGGAAGTCGTGGTGTATCAAGACAAGGCTAAAGACAGACGAAGCTGCCGAGCGGCCGCTCTGGAAGATGATTTGGACGAATATGAATTTCCCAAATGGAATTCGTTGTTCGAAATTGCATGGGATGCAAAAGATTCGTTTATTTGCGACGATTGTGATTGTCCATGCGATTGGTACTTCAAGAAACTTGATGATATGTCCGCCAATAGATCTGAAGCCATGGCCAATTACatggccttgaaatttctcTACACTATGCACGCCCAGTTAAAATCGACAAAACTGCAACATCAGCATTGTGTGGATCAAATTAAAAGATCAGTGCCAGTAATATTGACACACTTTTACATGAAGGAACATTACAGCACCGAAGATCAAAAGGAAGTTGAGGAAATTGTCGTTGAGCTCAAGGCAAAGTTTATACAACTGAtcgaaacgttagattggttgGACGATGAAAGTCGCATCGGAAACACGATTACCATGAATACTCTGCAAACCGAGGTCGGAGAAATAGTTGATCCGATGTCTGATACTTACATTCGGGAGATCAAGCAGCTTAACCTGACCGAGAACTATGATGCGAATAATCTTGAATTGGCCAAATTCCGAGTGAATATGCAACACTATGCTTTTCTGCAGGCGGATTTGGACGAAAATGCATCACCGTTGGGAGTTCTCAATGCAATCCAAGTGAATGCCTTTTACAATCTCGTCACACATCGAGTGAATGTTTTAGCTGGTATAATGTTTCCGCCTGTGTTTCACAGACATCTGCCTCAATCTGTGAAATACGGAAGTCTTGGATACATCGTAGGCCATGAAATAGCCCACAGTCTGGAGTATAGAGGtcgtaaatttgaaaaattattcaaaaaccatACGACATACTCGGAAGAATCAGCTAAAGTAATGTACAATCGTTCGAGATGTTTTGTGGAACATCACAGCAACTTTACTGTACCTTTGCTCGATATAAAACTTAATCGTACAAAGAACACTTTAGAATCAGTCGCTGATTCAGGTGGACTCAGGGAGGCATTTGTGGCATATAAAACTGTGGCAAATGAAAAACTGacagttaaaaacaattcaGAGCATTTGGAGACCCTCCCGGGTCTAGATCTTTCTCCGGAAAAgactttttttcttagttttgccCAAGTGTATTGCGCCAAATATGGGGTCAAGGAATATTGGAATGAAATATACGCAGACCATCCTATGGATAGATACAGAGTCCTTTCAACGttacaacattttgaagaattttccaCGACTTATAACTGTTCGATGGGCACTCCAATGAATCCAGAAAAGAAGTGTCgtgtttggtaa